A genome region from Aurantiacibacter sp. MUD61 includes the following:
- a CDS encoding acyl-CoA thioesterase: MTTTPPDHPTPERILADLVFLLELEAKGADVFIGRRRPDGTGRVFGGQAIAQALGAASRTVDAAREVHSLHAYFLRPGSDDLPIEFRVKRDLDGRSFSNRRVVASQQGKPILNLVASFQEPAEGPGHQHPQMPDVPGPEDLRPDVEIRREIAKFVPDGPIKDILVRPFPVDFRSVEPRDWLRPEEREPVSHVWFRTVAPLPENRALHRAVLAYISDFQILATALQPHGKSFHQGQVKGASLDHAVWFHEDFAVDDWLLFKTDSPWSGGGRGYARGEVFDRSGKLVASVTQEGMLRHVG, from the coding sequence ATGACGACAACACCCCCTGATCACCCCACTCCCGAACGTATTCTCGCCGACCTGGTCTTCCTGCTCGAGCTCGAAGCCAAGGGCGCCGACGTCTTCATCGGCCGCCGGCGGCCCGACGGAACGGGCCGCGTATTCGGCGGTCAGGCGATCGCGCAAGCGCTTGGCGCCGCGAGCCGCACAGTCGATGCCGCGCGCGAAGTGCATTCGCTTCACGCCTATTTCCTTCGCCCCGGTAGCGACGATCTGCCCATCGAATTCCGGGTGAAGCGCGACCTGGATGGCCGCAGCTTTTCCAATCGCCGGGTTGTGGCAAGCCAGCAGGGCAAGCCGATTCTCAACCTCGTGGCGTCTTTTCAGGAGCCTGCAGAGGGCCCCGGCCACCAGCATCCGCAAATGCCCGATGTACCCGGCCCGGAAGACCTGCGTCCCGATGTCGAGATTCGTCGGGAAATCGCCAAATTCGTGCCCGATGGGCCGATCAAGGACATACTTGTTCGGCCGTTTCCCGTGGATTTCCGCTCAGTCGAGCCGCGCGACTGGCTGCGCCCGGAAGAGCGTGAACCGGTGAGCCATGTCTGGTTTAGAACCGTGGCCCCGCTGCCGGAAAATCGCGCCCTTCACCGCGCGGTGTTGGCCTATATCTCGGACTTCCAGATTTTGGCGACGGCGCTGCAGCCACATGGAAAGAGCTTCCACCAGGGCCAGGTAAAGGGCGCGAGCCTCGATCACGCGGTATGGTTCCACGAGGACTTCGCGGTCGATGACTGGCTGTTGTTCAAAACCGATTCGCCGTGGAGCGGAGGCGGCCGCGGCTATGCTCGTGGCGAAGTTTTCGACCGTTCCGGCAAGCTTGTCGCCAGCGTCACACAGGAAGGCATGCTGCGCCACGTTGGCTGA
- the hisD gene encoding histidinol dehydrogenase, whose amino-acid sequence MQRLSSTADDFEAKFARIVSDRRESDAGVARDVQEILAEVRRDGDNTLRNLTMRFDKYALTDDPETWSIGKDRCAAAFDALSDEARGALELAASRIRAYHEGQLPQDRDFRDDANVRLGAKWFPVEAAGLYVPGGRAAYPSSLLMNAIPAKVAGVERMVVCTPTPNGQVNDMVLAAAHLCEIDEIWRVGGAHAVGAMAYGTEKIRPVDVITGPGNAWVAEAKRQLYGVVGIDMVAGPSEILVISDNKSDPDWVAADLLSQAEHDPTSQSILITDDATFAEMVEDAVDVLCAQLSTKETARKSWDDHGVLIVVEDLLRDAPPLANRLAAEHIELMVDEPDTFFARIRHAGSAFLGRHTPEAVGDYVAGPNHVLPTGRRARFASGLSVLDFMKRTSFLEADADALAAIGPAAAILADIEGLPAHAASVKVRLK is encoded by the coding sequence ATGCAGCGCCTGTCCTCCACAGCTGACGATTTCGAGGCAAAGTTCGCGCGCATTGTGAGCGACCGGCGCGAAAGCGACGCGGGCGTGGCGCGCGATGTGCAGGAAATCCTCGCCGAAGTGCGCCGCGATGGCGACAACACCCTTCGCAATCTCACCATGCGGTTCGACAAATATGCGCTGACCGATGACCCGGAAACGTGGTCGATCGGCAAGGACCGCTGCGCCGCCGCTTTTGACGCGCTCAGCGATGAAGCGCGCGGCGCGCTTGAACTCGCCGCAAGCCGAATTCGCGCCTATCACGAAGGGCAATTGCCCCAGGACCGGGATTTCCGCGACGATGCCAATGTGCGGCTGGGCGCGAAGTGGTTTCCTGTCGAGGCGGCAGGGCTCTATGTTCCGGGTGGCCGCGCGGCCTACCCGTCCAGCCTGCTCATGAATGCGATCCCTGCAAAGGTCGCGGGCGTTGAGCGGATGGTCGTCTGCACACCGACGCCCAATGGCCAAGTCAACGACATGGTACTGGCCGCTGCCCATCTGTGCGAAATCGATGAAATCTGGCGTGTCGGCGGTGCCCATGCCGTTGGCGCGATGGCCTATGGCACCGAGAAAATCCGTCCCGTCGATGTCATCACCGGCCCCGGCAACGCTTGGGTGGCAGAGGCGAAGCGCCAGCTTTACGGCGTGGTCGGCATCGACATGGTCGCCGGGCCGAGCGAAATCCTCGTCATCTCCGATAACAAGTCCGATCCCGATTGGGTGGCAGCCGACCTGCTGAGCCAGGCCGAACACGACCCGACCTCGCAGAGCATTCTGATCACCGACGATGCCACCTTTGCCGAAATGGTGGAAGATGCCGTCGATGTCCTTTGCGCGCAGCTTTCCACCAAGGAAACCGCGCGCAAGAGCTGGGACGATCACGGCGTGCTGATCGTGGTGGAAGATTTGCTGCGCGATGCACCGCCGCTCGCCAATCGCCTGGCTGCCGAGCATATCGAACTGATGGTCGATGAACCCGACACCTTCTTCGCCAGGATTCGCCATGCCGGAAGCGCTTTCCTCGGCCGTCACACGCCGGAAGCTGTCGGCGATTATGTTGCCGGGCCGAACCACGTGTTGCCGACAGGTCGCCGTGCGCGCTTTGCCAGCGGTCTGTCCGTTCTCGATTTCATGAAGCGCACCAGCTTCCTCGAAGCCGACGCCGATGCGCTCGCTGCGATCGGTCCGGCCGCGGCCATCCTCGCCGATATTGAAGGGCTTCCTGCCCATGCCGCCAGTGTGAAAGTACGTTTGAAATGA
- the thiL gene encoding thiamine-phosphate kinase yields the protein MNEADFIAALRQLPLHEGARGLADDTAVLKVGSETLIITHDMLVEGRHFLPQQDMADVAWKLVATNLSDLAAKGAEPLGVVLGHMLGGDDARFVEGLEEVLSHYGVPLLGGDTVSGDAPRAFGLTAIGRANRTPVPSRAGARIGDAIFVTGTLGAAMLGFEALRDGTDGDDTAYARPMARVMEGIDLAPLANAMMDISDGLLLDAFRMAEASNVSFAIDSAKVPVAEVDRRDDALRWGDDYELLFTLPDGTLPPVPATCIGAVEPRGFAPLFLDGEPLVNAEGLGYLHE from the coding sequence TTGAACGAGGCGGACTTTATCGCAGCGCTGCGCCAGCTTCCCCTGCACGAGGGTGCGCGCGGACTTGCCGATGATACCGCGGTCCTGAAGGTCGGCTCCGAAACGCTGATCATCACCCATGACATGCTCGTGGAGGGGCGACACTTCCTTCCGCAGCAGGACATGGCCGATGTCGCGTGGAAGCTGGTTGCGACCAATCTCTCCGATCTTGCCGCGAAAGGTGCGGAACCGCTGGGCGTAGTCTTGGGACACATGCTCGGCGGAGACGACGCGCGCTTTGTCGAAGGGCTGGAAGAAGTGCTTTCGCACTACGGCGTTCCTTTGCTCGGAGGCGATACCGTGTCCGGCGATGCGCCGCGCGCCTTCGGCCTGACCGCGATTGGCCGCGCGAACCGTACCCCGGTTCCTTCCCGCGCAGGCGCGCGTATCGGCGACGCTATCTTCGTAACCGGCACTCTCGGCGCGGCGATGCTCGGCTTTGAAGCGCTGCGCGACGGGACAGACGGCGATGACACCGCCTATGCCCGCCCGATGGCGCGCGTGATGGAAGGCATTGACCTCGCGCCGCTTGCCAACGCCATGATGGATATCTCGGACGGCCTACTGCTCGACGCATTCCGCATGGCAGAGGCGAGCAATGTCAGTTTCGCCATAGATAGCGCCAAGGTGCCTGTCGCCGAAGTTGATCGGCGCGATGATGCCTTGCGCTGGGGCGATGATTACGAACTGCTCTTCACCCTGCCCGATGGCACTTTGCCTCCCGTGCCCGCCACCTGCATCGGCGCTGTCGAGCCACGCGGTTTCGCGCCGCTGTTTCTGGATGGAGAGCCGCTGGTGAACGCAGAAGGCCTCGGATATTTGCACGAATAA
- a CDS encoding sodium-translocating pyrophosphatase — MELVLISIALGALAVVYGFITSRQVLGASAGNEKMQEIAGAIQEGAQAYLNRQYTTIGIVGVVVAILVGVFLGLVPAIGFLIGAILSGVAGYIGMNISVRANVRTAAAAEKGLQQGLTIAFRAGAITGMLVAGLALLAIAVFFYVLVATAGFAADSDEVVYGLVGLAFGASLISIFARLGGGIFTKAADVGADLVGKVEAGIPEDDPRNPATIADNVGDNVGDCAGMAADLFETYVVTVGVTMVLTALLFSEVLGDLLLPMMALPLLIGGACIVTSIIGTYFVKLSKGGTNVMGAMYKGFIVSAVLAIPLIYFVISYALGGMGTEIGAAVAGVDPGAPLAEEGTAEQITGFTGMDLFWCSLIGLAITGLIIWITEYYTGTNYRPVRSIAKSSETGHGTNVIQGLAISLESTALPTIVIVAGIIATFQLAGLMGIAYAATAMLALAGMVVALDAYGPVTDNAGGIAEMSGLDDSVREKTDLLDAVGNTTKAVTKGYAIGSAGLGALVLFAAYTTDLAKLFPDADVDFSLENPYVIVGLLLGALLPYLFGAMGMTAVGRAAGDVVVDVRDQFKNDPGIMAGTSKPNYARTVDLVTKAAIKEMIIPSMLPLLAPIVVYFSILLLAGQENAFAAVGALLLGVIIGGIFVALSMTAGGGAWDNAKKYIEDGNHGGKGSEAHKAAVTGDTVGDPYKDTAGPAVNPMIKITNIVALLLLAALAGHGAA, encoded by the coding sequence ATGGAACTCGTTCTCATAAGTATTGCGCTTGGTGCGCTTGCCGTCGTGTACGGCTTTATTACCAGCCGACAGGTGCTTGGCGCATCTGCCGGCAACGAAAAGATGCAGGAAATCGCCGGAGCCATTCAGGAAGGCGCACAGGCCTATCTGAACCGCCAGTACACCACGATCGGTATCGTGGGTGTAGTGGTGGCAATCCTGGTCGGCGTTTTTCTCGGTCTCGTTCCGGCAATCGGCTTCCTGATCGGTGCTATCCTGTCGGGCGTTGCCGGATATATCGGCATGAACATTTCGGTGCGCGCCAACGTGCGGACCGCTGCTGCGGCTGAGAAAGGCCTGCAGCAGGGCCTCACCATCGCTTTCCGCGCTGGCGCCATCACCGGCATGCTGGTGGCTGGCCTCGCGCTGCTGGCAATCGCCGTGTTCTTCTATGTGCTCGTCGCAACGGCCGGATTTGCGGCAGACAGCGATGAAGTTGTTTACGGCCTCGTCGGCCTCGCCTTCGGTGCTTCGCTGATCTCGATCTTCGCGCGCCTTGGCGGTGGTATTTTCACCAAGGCCGCAGACGTCGGTGCCGACCTGGTCGGCAAGGTCGAAGCCGGTATCCCGGAAGACGATCCCCGCAATCCGGCGACCATCGCCGACAACGTGGGCGACAATGTCGGCGACTGCGCCGGTATGGCCGCCGACCTGTTTGAAACCTACGTGGTGACCGTGGGCGTCACGATGGTCCTGACAGCGCTACTTTTCAGCGAGGTCTTGGGCGATCTGCTGCTGCCCATGATGGCGCTGCCGCTGCTGATCGGCGGTGCGTGCATCGTCACCAGCATCATCGGCACCTATTTCGTCAAGCTCTCCAAGGGCGGCACGAATGTCATGGGCGCGATGTACAAGGGCTTCATCGTCTCGGCCGTTCTCGCCATTCCGCTCATCTATTTCGTCATCAGCTATGCGCTGGGCGGCATGGGTACGGAAATCGGTGCGGCTGTGGCGGGTGTGGACCCGGGTGCTCCGCTGGCGGAAGAAGGCACCGCAGAACAGATCACCGGCTTTACCGGCATGGACCTGTTTTGGTGCTCGCTCATCGGCCTTGCCATCACCGGCCTCATCATCTGGATCACCGAGTATTACACCGGCACGAATTACCGCCCGGTCCGCTCGATCGCCAAGAGTTCGGAAACGGGCCACGGCACCAATGTCATCCAGGGTCTCGCCATCAGCCTTGAATCGACGGCGCTGCCGACGATCGTCATCGTTGCCGGTATCATCGCCACCTTCCAGCTCGCTGGCCTTATGGGTATCGCCTATGCGGCAACTGCAATGCTGGCTCTCGCTGGCATGGTCGTCGCTCTCGATGCCTACGGTCCCGTGACGGACAATGCCGGCGGTATCGCCGAAATGTCCGGCCTCGATGACAGCGTTCGGGAAAAGACCGACCTGCTCGATGCGGTCGGCAATACCACCAAGGCTGTGACCAAGGGTTATGCCATTGGTTCGGCGGGGCTCGGCGCGCTGGTGCTGTTCGCGGCATACACGACCGATTTGGCGAAGCTGTTCCCGGATGCTGACGTCGATTTCAGCCTCGAGAACCCATACGTCATTGTCGGCCTTCTGCTCGGCGCACTGCTCCCGTACCTCTTCGGTGCGATGGGCATGACCGCCGTGGGCCGCGCTGCGGGCGACGTGGTTGTCGATGTGCGTGATCAGTTCAAGAACGATCCGGGCATCATGGCCGGTACCTCCAAGCCGAACTACGCAAGGACGGTCGATCTGGTGACCAAGGCTGCTATCAAGGAGATGATCATTCCTTCGATGCTGCCCCTGCTCGCTCCAATCGTCGTCTATTTCTCGATCCTGCTTCTTGCAGGTCAGGAAAACGCGTTTGCAGCAGTTGGCGCTTTGCTGCTCGGCGTGATCATTGGCGGTATTTTCGTCGCGCTCTCGATGACCGCCGGTGGCGGCGCATGGGATAATGCGAAGAAATATATCGAAGACGGCAATCACGGCGGCAAGGGCTCTGAAGCCCACAAGGCCGCAGTGACCGGCGATACGGTTGGCGATCCTTACAAAGATACTGCCGGCCCTGCCGTTAACCCGATGATTAAGATCACCAATATTGTCGCGCTGCTGCTGCTCGCGGCACTGGCCGGACACGGAGCCGCCTGA
- a CDS encoding EcsC family protein, with protein MNFEKQQAQFRNSKPSWLGRGIERLTHPFGKAVASVVPKSLVEGVLKGVDAAVGAPQLVKFDHDPTDIAAAREAAKRVSRAARGISGSTGVAAGFGGVMTMSLDIPATIAIALRTIRDTGRAYGYGGEGPQEKLFRMQILELSALDDPDLRRERIAALEASIGPDGELVAADHEEIVPVVDQIIERVSRAIAFASFRKRAGMIVPVVGSAVGGIVNSSFQGDVGKAARFAFQERRMRARQGSPTTE; from the coding sequence ATGAACTTCGAAAAACAGCAGGCGCAATTTCGCAATAGCAAGCCCTCATGGCTCGGACGTGGGATAGAACGACTAACCCACCCGTTCGGCAAAGCGGTGGCATCGGTCGTGCCCAAATCGCTGGTTGAAGGAGTGCTGAAAGGCGTCGATGCAGCTGTCGGCGCACCGCAACTCGTCAAATTCGATCACGATCCGACTGACATTGCGGCCGCGCGCGAAGCGGCCAAGCGCGTTTCGCGAGCGGCCCGCGGCATCAGCGGAAGTACCGGCGTTGCGGCAGGCTTCGGCGGGGTCATGACGATGAGCCTCGACATTCCAGCGACCATCGCCATTGCCTTGCGGACAATTCGCGATACCGGCCGTGCCTATGGCTATGGCGGCGAAGGGCCGCAGGAAAAACTGTTCCGCATGCAGATTCTGGAATTGTCCGCGCTGGACGACCCGGATTTACGCCGGGAACGCATCGCCGCGCTCGAAGCCTCGATTGGCCCGGATGGCGAACTGGTAGCCGCCGATCACGAAGAGATCGTACCGGTTGTGGACCAGATTATCGAACGCGTATCGCGCGCAATCGCTTTCGCCTCGTTTCGGAAACGCGCAGGAATGATCGTTCCCGTTGTAGGATCGGCCGTAGGCGGCATCGTCAATTCAAGCTTCCAGGGTGATGTCGGCAAGGCCGCACGCTTCGCTTTCCAGGAAAGGCGGATGCGTGCCCGCCAAGGGTCACCCACCACAGAGTGA
- a CDS encoding cupin-like domain-containing protein codes for MTRQYTNFHGRQLGGRRIFPSAVQSFLATSYPEGALKIEHNLIDHPLLEIDKIALLAESLPEESVEYNRGDLPYGVDGKPEGNGLSIGDTIRNIDTTKSWAVLKNVEQKKPFASLLSELLEELRPTIEERTGPLLTPQAYIFISSPDAVTPLHFDPEHNILMQLRGTKTMTVYPAGDRRFASDKSHEAYHRGGPRELPWHRNHERAGLPFKLGPSEGVYVPVMSPHYVQNGPDVSISLSITWRSEWSYAEADARAFNGLIRKFGLKPNPPKRWPATNSGKATAMRLLRRLPGIA; via the coding sequence ATGACGCGCCAGTATACGAATTTTCATGGGCGACAACTTGGCGGAAGGCGGATCTTCCCCTCGGCCGTGCAGAGCTTTCTCGCCACATCCTATCCTGAGGGCGCGCTCAAGATTGAACACAATCTGATCGATCATCCCTTGCTGGAAATTGACAAGATCGCGCTTCTGGCAGAATCTCTGCCTGAAGAGAGTGTCGAATATAACCGCGGTGATCTGCCGTATGGCGTCGATGGAAAGCCCGAAGGCAATGGCCTGTCCATTGGCGACACCATCCGCAATATCGACACGACCAAAAGCTGGGCCGTGCTGAAAAATGTCGAGCAGAAGAAACCCTTTGCCAGCCTTCTGAGCGAACTTCTGGAGGAATTGCGGCCCACGATCGAAGAGCGCACCGGCCCGCTGCTGACGCCGCAAGCCTATATTTTCATCTCCAGCCCCGATGCCGTCACGCCGCTGCATTTCGATCCGGAGCACAACATACTGATGCAGTTGCGCGGCACGAAGACGATGACGGTCTATCCCGCTGGCGACAGGCGCTTTGCGTCGGACAAGAGCCACGAAGCATACCATCGTGGTGGGCCGCGCGAACTGCCGTGGCATCGCAATCACGAACGCGCCGGCTTGCCGTTCAAGCTTGGCCCGTCGGAAGGGGTCTATGTGCCGGTGATGTCGCCGCATTATGTCCAGAACGGTCCGGATGTCTCGATTTCGCTGTCGATCACATGGCGCAGCGAGTGGAGCTATGCCGAGGCCGATGCCCGTGCGTTCAACGGACTGATCCGCAAGTTTGGCCTGAAGCCCAATCCGCCCAAGCGCTGGCCTGCGACCAACTCAGGCAAAGCTACGGCAATGCGCCTGCTGCGCCGTCTTCCCGGCATCGCTTGA
- a CDS encoding GNAT family N-acetyltransferase gives MGKVFPFTDTQRPLGGAIANPRPKTAEFPQSALTARVRDWRDLDRGDRVAAWDMLASWASEPNPFYESWFLLPVLEQFDPQGSVMIFTLEANGGLVGLMPLHRDRKYYGYPLPNIRGWTHDNCFLGAPLVARGFEKAFWEHLLAWADRTPRLSLFLHLVHMPTEGPLHAALAETVAAQDRPAAKVMHEERAMLASSLGPEEYYANALSTKKRKELRRQHRRLGELGKLEATRLTDSDTLGDWCQEFLELEARGWKGSQQSALASDRRTERMFRRALSGAARRGRLECLTLRLDGRAIAMLANFLTPPGGFSFKTTFDEEYARYSPGVLLQHENLEILYNSKIDWMDSCAAPDHPMINHLWRERRSIARYSIAIGGSLRQMTFAQTVRLEAGAASGGIT, from the coding sequence TTGGGTAAGGTTTTCCCCTTCACGGATACGCAAAGGCCCCTTGGCGGAGCGATTGCTAACCCGCGCCCGAAAACCGCAGAATTTCCGCAAAGCGCACTGACTGCCCGCGTACGCGACTGGCGCGATCTTGACCGGGGTGACCGGGTTGCTGCGTGGGACATGCTGGCGAGCTGGGCGAGCGAGCCCAATCCTTTCTACGAAAGCTGGTTCCTGCTCCCGGTACTGGAGCAATTCGATCCGCAGGGCAGTGTGATGATTTTCACGCTGGAGGCGAATGGCGGGCTCGTCGGCCTGATGCCGCTCCACCGCGATCGCAAGTATTACGGATACCCGCTGCCCAACATTCGCGGTTGGACACATGACAATTGCTTCCTCGGCGCACCGCTTGTGGCGCGCGGATTTGAAAAAGCATTTTGGGAACATCTGCTCGCTTGGGCGGACAGGACCCCGCGCCTCTCCCTTTTCCTGCATCTGGTCCACATGCCGACCGAGGGTCCCCTGCACGCGGCTCTGGCGGAGACTGTCGCTGCGCAGGATCGCCCTGCAGCCAAAGTGATGCACGAAGAACGCGCGATGCTGGCGAGCTCGCTTGGGCCAGAGGAGTATTATGCAAACGCACTCTCGACCAAGAAACGCAAAGAGTTGCGCCGCCAGCACCGTCGCCTCGGCGAACTCGGCAAGCTGGAAGCCACTCGCCTGACCGACAGCGACACCCTCGGCGACTGGTGCCAGGAATTTCTCGAGCTGGAAGCGCGCGGATGGAAAGGCTCGCAGCAATCCGCCCTCGCCAGCGATCGCCGTACCGAGCGGATGTTCCGACGCGCGCTTTCCGGTGCCGCCCGGCGCGGAAGGCTCGAATGCCTCACACTGCGCCTCGATGGCCGCGCGATTGCGATGCTGGCGAACTTCCTCACGCCGCCCGGCGGTTTTTCATTCAAGACCACATTCGACGAAGAGTATGCGCGCTATTCCCCCGGCGTGCTTTTGCAGCACGAGAATCTGGAAATTCTTTACAATTCAAAGATTGACTGGATGGACTCTTGTGCGGCACCCGACCACCCGATGATCAATCATCTCTGGCGCGAGCGCCGGTCGATTGCACGATATTCGATTGCGATCGGGGGCTCATTGCGCCAGATGACATTTGCGCAAACGGTCCGGCTCGAAGCTGGCGCCGCGTCCGGGGGGATTACATGA
- a CDS encoding serine hydrolase produces the protein MLKPAISALTLLTVLSGCAHTPDSPAANAPVEMAVAGAEVVPAPDFDLAMQRTMAAYDSTGMVAAVQVDGELVYLGAAGLAEEGTNRPVTEDMLFPIASISKAFTTTALAILVDRGEVEWDAPIRTYIPEFAMWDPWVSANFTVRDALTHRSGLPLGAGDLLIWPDGNAEPDDVIAALQHLRPSSGFRSEYAYDNLLYIVAGEIVARVSGQSWTDFVTQEILLPVGMDQCAADKPLIPASAPVVTGHERAAGAEDGVPTDPRIDFSTTWAAAGGLWCPAGEMMEWGQFWLDGGVTADGVRLISEGQARELWQGVTPQRPRGGLRASGSTNLAMYALGWSIHDFEGTLAVGHGGGAPGVVSNFLILPEYDAVIFSATNDYRGAASTFNYHIASALVGAPENDFIGDWGAAFAAAEARGVEQISTGLVAPEAAQPHTLPLSAYTGTYRDPWYGDVVISQTEDGNLYIDMGRSEVLDGALTHYDGNRFAAFWPDSSLKADAFVDFTVEDGEVTLVTMQAISDLTDFSYDFHDLRLERVN, from the coding sequence ATGTTGAAGCCCGCGATCAGTGCGCTCACCCTGCTGACAGTGCTCTCCGGATGCGCGCATACGCCGGATAGCCCTGCAGCGAATGCTCCTGTCGAAATGGCCGTTGCCGGCGCGGAAGTCGTGCCCGCGCCCGATTTCGATCTCGCCATGCAGCGGACAATGGCAGCTTACGATTCCACCGGGATGGTCGCCGCTGTGCAGGTAGATGGAGAACTCGTCTATCTTGGCGCCGCAGGGCTCGCCGAAGAAGGCACGAACCGCCCGGTTACAGAGGACATGCTGTTCCCGATCGCCTCGATCTCCAAGGCTTTCACCACCACCGCCCTCGCCATTCTTGTCGATCGTGGCGAGGTGGAATGGGACGCTCCGATCCGCACCTACATACCGGAATTCGCCATGTGGGATCCGTGGGTGAGCGCGAACTTCACCGTGCGCGATGCCCTCACGCATCGCTCCGGTCTGCCGCTGGGTGCGGGTGACCTGCTGATCTGGCCCGATGGCAATGCCGAGCCTGATGATGTCATCGCCGCGCTGCAGCACCTTCGCCCCAGCAGCGGTTTTCGCAGCGAATATGCCTATGACAACCTCCTCTACATCGTGGCGGGCGAAATCGTGGCGCGCGTCTCCGGGCAGAGCTGGACCGATTTCGTCACGCAGGAAATCCTGCTTCCTGTGGGCATGGATCAGTGCGCAGCCGACAAGCCGCTGATCCCTGCCAGCGCTCCTGTCGTTACCGGGCATGAACGCGCTGCCGGTGCGGAGGATGGCGTGCCGACCGATCCGCGCATTGATTTCTCGACCACCTGGGCAGCGGCTGGCGGATTGTGGTGCCCAGCCGGCGAAATGATGGAATGGGGTCAGTTCTGGCTCGACGGCGGTGTTACCGCTGATGGCGTTCGCCTGATCAGCGAAGGCCAGGCACGCGAACTGTGGCAGGGCGTCACCCCGCAAAGGCCGCGCGGCGGATTGCGCGCCTCAGGCTCCACCAATCTCGCGATGTATGCGCTCGGCTGGAGCATTCACGATTTCGAAGGCACGCTGGCGGTCGGCCATGGCGGCGGTGCGCCCGGCGTGGTGAGCAACTTCCTGATCCTGCCCGAATATGACGCGGTGATTTTCTCCGCGACAAACGATTATCGCGGCGCAGCGAGCACCTTCAACTACCATATCGCTAGCGCATTGGTGGGAGCACCCGAAAACGACTTCATCGGCGATTGGGGCGCTGCCTTTGCCGCGGCTGAAGCACGCGGGGTCGAACAGATATCCACCGGTCTTGTGGCACCCGAAGCAGCCCAGCCGCATACATTGCCCCTATCGGCCTACACCGGCACCTATCGCGATCCGTGGTACGGCGATGTAGTCATCTCGCAGACCGAAGATGGCAATCTGTATATCGACATGGGCCGCAGCGAAGTGCTCGACGGCGCGCTGACTCACTACGATGGCAACCGGTTCGCCGCCTTCTGGCCAGACAGCTCGCTGAAGGCAGACGCCTTCGTCGACTTCACGGTGGAAGATGGCGAGGTAACGCTGGTGACCATGCAGGCGATCTCCGACCTGACCGATTTCAGCTATGATTTCCACGACCTGCGGCTGGAGCGGGTCAACTAA
- the hisG gene encoding ATP phosphoribosyltransferase, translating into MTNASATPDLGPLIFAVPKGRILEEAVPLMERAGVVPEAAFHDKKDRSLSFADTSGDMRIFRVRAFDVATFVAFGAAQAGIVGSDVIEEFDYSELYAPVDLGIGACRLSVAEPKEPVEYKYGNASHLRVATKYPNITSRHFERQGIQAECIKLNGAMELAPYSGLAGRIVDLVSTGQTLKSNGLVEKQEIMQVTSRLIVNRAALKKDPRVAALVERFRLAMMKDAA; encoded by the coding sequence ATGACAAACGCCAGTGCCACACCCGATCTCGGACCGCTGATTTTCGCTGTTCCCAAGGGCCGCATTCTCGAAGAAGCGGTGCCGCTGATGGAACGCGCGGGCGTTGTGCCCGAAGCGGCCTTTCACGACAAGAAAGACCGCTCACTCAGCTTTGCCGATACCAGCGGTGACATGCGCATTTTCCGCGTGCGTGCTTTCGACGTCGCCACCTTCGTTGCTTTCGGTGCAGCGCAGGCAGGCATTGTTGGTTCCGACGTCATCGAGGAATTCGACTATTCGGAGCTCTATGCTCCGGTCGATCTCGGCATCGGGGCGTGCCGCCTATCGGTCGCGGAGCCGAAAGAGCCGGTCGAATACAAATATGGCAATGCCAGCCATCTGCGCGTGGCGACCAAATACCCCAATATCACCAGCCGCCATTTCGAGCGGCAGGGCATCCAGGCCGAATGCATCAAGCTGAACGGTGCGATGGAGCTTGCTCCCTATAGCGGGCTTGCCGGGCGGATCGTCGACCTTGTCTCCACTGGCCAGACGCTGAAGTCGAATGGCCTCGTCGAGAAGCAGGAGATCATGCAGGTCACCAGCCGCCTGATCGTCAATCGCGCGGCGCTGAAGAAAGACCCGCGCGTCGCTGCTCTGGTCGAGCGCTTCCGGCTCGCAATGATGAAGGATGCCGCGTGA
- the nusB gene encoding transcription antitermination factor NusB, which yields MTASSRSRQRSAARLAAVQALYQRHMEKTALAKLLDEFHQHRLGQEIEEDQYEDAEVDFFDDVVSGVAARQDEIDEKLTEKLAEGWTLARLDKTMLQILRCGAYELMARADVPKATAISEYVDVAHAFFDEREAKFVNGILDAVAKDVRD from the coding sequence ATGACCGCATCCTCCCGTTCCCGTCAGCGCTCCGCCGCGCGTCTTGCCGCCGTGCAGGCGCTCTACCAGCGGCACATGGAAAAGACCGCGCTCGCCAAGCTGCTCGATGAATTTCACCAGCATCGGCTTGGACAGGAAATCGAAGAGGACCAGTATGAAGATGCTGAAGTCGACTTTTTCGACGATGTGGTGTCCGGCGTCGCCGCGCGGCAGGACGAAATCGACGAGAAGCTGACCGAGAAACTGGCCGAGGGCTGGACGCTCGCCCGCCTTGACAAGACGATGCTGCAAATCCTGCGCTGCGGCGCCTATGAGCTGATGGCGCGCGCCGATGTGCCCAAGGCCACGGCGATCAGCGAGTATGTCGATGTCGCCCATGCATTCTTCGATGAGCGTGAGGCGAAATTCGTAAACGGCATTCTCGATGCCGTGGCAAAGGACGTTCGGGATTGA